In the Ictalurus furcatus strain D&B chromosome 13, Billie_1.0, whole genome shotgun sequence genome, TTCGTCCTTCTTGTCCATCTTGTGCCTTTCTGGATGTTCAATTGCAAGGCTTATGCAGTTCTCTTTTGATGGTTATCTCTAACTTCACCGAGTCAGGTTGGAGCTTTTGTATCAGTGTGTGCTGCTTTCCTTTCCCCCTCTCACATTATTCATTTCTGAAGTGCAGAGCTGTTATATAAACTGTCACACCCACCATGGACAATTCCCCTCCCAGACTGCAAGAGGTCAACCTCACTAAAAGTTTGGAATGTTGTCTgcctcacttcctgtgtttgtgctcacctgttttgtgttcccCTAATTTaagttctgtgttttgtttctattttattgATGTGTTTGTACTGTGAGCAGCTTTTGTGTTCATCTTGAGCTTGCCTTGCCCTCGGTCTTTCTTTGAgtttttctagttttttttattttatttctagatACAACCGCTGGGGGGGCATGTTCTCATGCAAATTGCGTCTGGTGTCGTTATAAAAAAGTGTTGCCGTCGGGTGGGAAGATTTCACACAACGTGTAGCAATCACGATGAAGATGAAGCTCTCGGagacattattaaataaaactcaAATACAAAAGCTAGAGAGACATAACACAGACCTTAAACATCCCTGATGGTACAATTGGTTCAGTAATATGCAGGTGGAAAATTCATGGAACCACAACTAATACCAGGTAGTGGCGCACCTTTCGCTGATACAGGACAGTCGATGATAACCAGTGGAAACTATTGTCGAAAAGTAATTTATACAAACTTTATAGgatggtattttttttctacttccAACTCGACCCTTTGTCCTCAGAACCTTTGTTACAGGTTTACAgctttaatatatttgtgtgGTAACGCAATTAAGAAAACAAAGTGCACTGCCAAGCCAGATGAGTAATGTTAAATTAGAGAGAtgaatgtacagtggtgcttgaaagtttgtgaaccctttatcattttctatatatctgcataaataatgACCTAAAACGTCATCAGACGTTCACAACTTTTCCTTTCACACGCACAAGAGATCCCGATTAAACAAACGaggcaaaaaatattatacttggtcatttatttattgaggaaaatgatcgaatgttacatatctgtgagtggcaaaagtatgtgaacgtgtcagattagcagttcatttgaaggtgaaattaggtgtttagagtcaggtgttttcaatcaatgggatgacaatcaggtgtgagtgaggaagtgccctgttttatttaaagcacGGGGTTCTATCAAAGtatgatcttcacaacacacgtttgtgggaatgtatcatggcacgaacaaagcagatttctgaggacctagAAAAAGATGTTCATCAGGCTGGACAAGGATACAAATCCATATATATTGTTTGtacttttaatattaaaatggcCTTTATTTATGACACATTATTAAATCGGActcattattcatttcttcatgcTGTAACCCTGTACAAATTTAAAAGATAACTGAATCTTTTacagagttttatttttactttttacaaaTCCTTCATAGACTAATAAATGATCTTTGCATATCTGTGTTTAGTAAACCGTTCATTACAGCACCAGTTTAGATTCATGTCAACGACGTCTTTCATATCCTGGTGCGAAAGGGAATGTTCACGTCGGCCATTTTTCTGGCGTAGTCTTCATCAAACATCTGGGACTGAGCAGGTTTGAAGTAGTTGGTCCAATCTCCAACCTCCCCTGTGGAAAAGAAACACATTAGTGTAACACTGACTTGCTGAGAACTGGGAGAAATGCTAGTAATGTTGTACATCCAGACCTTTTCTCATGAAAGGAGAGATGGAGTGGTCAAATATGATCTTTGGGACAGATGAGTAGTTGGCCATTGGGTTGTTCTTCATGACATTAAAGGATGTCAACTCCACGATCTTGTCGATGATGTCATCAGATAGCGACAGGTCCAGGTACCGCATGATCCTCACTATTTCTCGACGAGGGTTCTGAATTTGGAAGGAAAACCAATAAATAATGAGGTTGACCTGAACATAAACCTGCTATGCACCTACAATGATGATGAAGCTGATGATGATAGGATggttactactgctgctactgctaattgtatatattttaattgtgCACCATTTCGAGGATATACTCTTACTTTTTGGGAATAAACTCATTATATGCAAACATTCCTTTCGTAGTTTCAGACTGGAAGCCCACACTGTGAAGTTCTACATGATATCAATGGTTGGGAAATTTCTAAAATCATATTGTACCTCTTTCATGTCCTCAAAGAACATGTAAAGGatatttctcttctctctttctttccagtAACCTTTCACATGGTCGTACCAAGATCCCCAGGCCACTGTGGACATACATATTAGTGAAGAACCTCAATTTTAAGGTACTAACTATGTGTCTTTCAGATTATTGAACACTGTCGAATCTCACATTTTCCCTCCATGAACTTCTGGAGATATTCTTCCCATGAACCTGGTTCTGGATGAATCAGATTCATTTGGTCAAAATGGTAGTAGCTGATCAGGTTGTCTTTAGCATTTCGAGCCACATAAATAACCTGGGTtgggggagaaaaacaaaaagtgtatTCAGGAAGAGGAAGATTCTGGTAGAAATGCCGTGGTTCATGATTACAAGTGACTGAACTTCTTGAGCCTTAATTACCTTTCATCATATAACTGTTACAAAATATACCAGAAAGGCTGAATTTGACATCTAATAGGAGACATACAGCACATGATACCTTTCAGGTGGAGATTGATCTCAGATGGACAGAAGCTCCCTAGATTCTACatctctctacaaccccaattccaaaaaaaaaaaaaaaagttgggtaaaatgtaaataaatgtcaataaaaacagaatgcaatgattcgcaaatcttataaacccagatgttattcacaatagaacacagaaaacatattgaatgtttaaactgaggaaatgtaccctTTTAAGAATTTttgattttgaatttgaatgccgcaacacgtctcaaaaaagttgggatggggcaacaaaaggctggaaaagtacatgttagtaaaaagaaacagctggaggtgaattgggaacaggtcagtaacatgattgggtataaacaGAGTATCTTAGAGACGCAAAgtctttcagaaataaagatgggcagaggttcaccaatctgtgaaaaactgtgtctACAATTTATGGAACAATTCCagaatgttcctcaacgtaaaaattgtgaagactatgaacatctcatcatctacagttcataatatcatcaaaagattccgagaatctggagaaatctctgtgttcAAGGGACGAGGGTGCAAGttaatattgcatgcccgtgatcttcaggtccttaggcggcactgcattaaaaaccaCCCACTTTTggggtgagcaaaagtattggaacaatagtcttaaagtaaattaaagtaaataacgctTAGTATTCGGGGGGGGGGCTgaaatgctgatcagttgggttaaggtctggtgattgacttggccagtctaaaaccttccagcttttcccctgatgaagtcctttgtcgagttggcagtgtgtttttgggtcattgtcacagctctcacaatgtgtctgtcatcagctgctgttgttttccttggtagACCTGATCAATGTCAGGTTACTCAGTACACTagtggtttctttcattttcaggacattccaaattgttctactggctatgcccaatgtttgtgcaatgcctctgattgattttccctcttttctttaCTTCAAAACGGcgtgcttttctcccatagacaactctctgatcttcatgttgctttatcctttttaacaacaaatgcagtcttcacaggtgaaaatgCAGGCTAAAACctaagagtagatgttcagattgtttaaacaatcaatctaacaggacacacctgggcaacaagaaacacctgtcagtcacatgttccaaaatgttttgctcgcctacaaattgggtggtctgatacaaaatgttctatatttaacacatctacatataaataccaggaaattaaaattgaaaatctaaaatctcttctcatattcatcctttgatctcaaaccaaaatgtcttcagtcagcagcaaaaacaaatgaattggccttgccgttccaatagtttcggagggggactgtagatgtaaatatcaggaaatgaaagctgaatttCTGATCTCTCATATACTtgcagaggggactgtatattagTGAGTATTAGTGAACATTAGTGTTTGATAACTtctgaaataaaacagacttGGTCTTAACTTGTTTCAATAGTTACATTTACCTTGCATTTATTTTCCCAGAATCCTTCAGGCACCAGCTGTATGGGTAAGTGCGTCTTTATGACTCTGGGAGGTTTCAATGTTTTTAGTAGGTCCAGTCCTGGAAGACAGGTAGAGGACAGAaaaaagcctgtgtgtgtgtgtgtgtgtgtgtgtgtgtgtggtgtctgtggtGTTTCCAGAGTATTTTCAAGCGAAGTCGTAATCATACATCAAAGGATCTAAAGTTTACAACCATGTATTTTTACCTGATGGAATTGGAGGAGGATAATGGTTCTCCAGAAATGGGAAGCGTGCGGGTCGGAGCTCTCTTACAAATCTCAGCATCTCCATTATGCAGCAGCAGATCCACTATTTCTTGGGTCCATGTGGTACCTGTTTTAtcgatgaagaaaaaaattttcAATAAAGATTTCAGCCCAGTAGAAGAGGTAGAAGATATGTAACAGATCGCTCAGACCTCCCATTCCATAATATCCAATATGCACAAAATAAGCATCAACACGTGTCATTATATTAGAGTTTGGACCAACTCAAAACACCGgccataataataaatatttaatctttACTGGTACACGTACATCATCACATGATTCCATTTACCAAGGTGGCGCAAATGAGGTCAGCTGCCGTCAAGACTGCTCTGGCcactatttgtttatttttgtttattttttttaaacattccctTACTTtaaccactttttcttttcaccaGATACGAGAGAAAAGCTCTTATTTCTATTTCTTTACAATCCACTCACCTATCGGCATTTTTAACACCAGATCCCTG is a window encoding:
- the LOC128617247 gene encoding LOW QUALITY PROTEIN: sulfotransferase 1 family member D1-like (The sequence of the model RefSeq protein was modified relative to this genomic sequence to represent the inferred CDS: inserted 2 bases in 1 codon); the encoded protein is MDKKDEPMSFNEAVNKAAGSIRRFPLVEVQGVPLMNWIAQNWSSIWAFRPDPSDLLISTYPKAGTTWTQEIVDLLLHNGDAEICKRAPXPARFPFLENHYPPPIPSGLDLLKTLKPPRVIKTHLPIQLVPEGFWENKCKVIYVARNAKDNLISYYHFDQMNLIHPEPGSWEEYLQKFMEGKLAWGSWYDHVKGYWKEREKRNILYMFFEDMKENPRREIVRIMRYLDLSLSDDIIDKIVELTSFNVMKNNPMANYSSVPKIIFDHSISPFMRKGEVGDWTNYFKPAQSQMFDEDYARKMADVNIPFRTRI